A portion of the Clostridium gelidum genome contains these proteins:
- a CDS encoding bifunctional diguanylate cyclase/phosphohydrolase, translating to MIGLIYIHITAYNKEKYEANKTMKDINGQDLITVKMVDKNYSNEQTILFLRNFIFDFLCVIAIILVFDIIFINRYILRRLSKFTDFMKTVSETKDTKLIVSIIGNDEFSKLADETNKMLSTLNSANEEILFLSYSDKLTGLKNRAYMEKMLSELYENEKASYYIIMGDINGLKLTNDALGHAEGDKLICIVSKILKENCDSDDIISRWGGDEFVILIKNKDEVYVSNLIDKLKGKCENEAEFHFKISVAWGYAGSYEENLNIEAIMSLAEKRMYRNKLLEEKSARSSTINSLLRTLHEKNSETEEHTMRIKNLSMKLGKRLGLTKGKLDELELLSSLHDIGKIGIPEHILMKPSKLTEEEWEIIKTHSDIGYRIASSTPELAHIANKILAHHERYDGTGYPNKLKEEEIPLLSRIINVVDSFDVMTHKRVYKDAFDKGYVIEELKRCSGTQFDPFIVKKFLTLLEEENLLTIDN from the coding sequence ATGATTGGACTTATATACATACATATAACGGCATATAATAAAGAGAAATATGAAGCAAATAAGACCATGAAAGATATTAATGGTCAGGATTTAATTACTGTTAAGATGGTTGATAAAAATTACAGTAATGAACAAACAATACTTTTTTTAAGGAACTTTATTTTTGATTTTTTATGTGTAATAGCTATAATTTTAGTTTTTGATATTATATTTATTAATAGATATATATTAAGAAGACTTTCAAAATTTACTGATTTCATGAAAACGGTTAGTGAAACTAAAGATACTAAATTAATTGTTAGCATAATTGGAAACGATGAATTTTCTAAATTAGCTGATGAAACTAATAAAATGCTTTCAACACTAAATTCAGCAAATGAAGAAATATTATTTTTGAGCTACTCCGATAAACTTACAGGCTTGAAAAATAGAGCATATATGGAAAAAATGTTAAGTGAATTATATGAAAATGAAAAAGCAAGTTATTATATTATAATGGGGGATATTAATGGTTTAAAATTAACAAATGATGCATTAGGTCATGCAGAAGGCGATAAATTAATTTGCATTGTAAGTAAAATATTAAAAGAAAATTGTGATTCTGATGATATAATTTCTAGATGGGGTGGAGATGAATTTGTAATATTAATTAAAAATAAGGATGAAGTTTATGTATCTAATTTAATAGATAAACTAAAAGGGAAATGTGAAAATGAAGCAGAGTTTCATTTTAAAATAAGTGTAGCATGGGGATATGCTGGATCTTATGAAGAAAATTTAAATATAGAAGCTATTATGAGTTTGGCGGAAAAGAGAATGTATAGAAATAAACTTTTAGAGGAAAAAAGTGCTAGGAGTTCTACTATAAATTCACTTTTAAGAACTTTACATGAAAAAAACAGTGAAACAGAAGAACATACAATGAGAATTAAAAACTTAAGTATGAAGTTGGGTAAAAGACTTGGATTAACAAAAGGAAAATTAGATGAATTAGAACTTTTGTCTTCATTACATGATATAGGTAAAATTGGAATACCAGAACATATTCTTATGAAACCATCAAAACTTACTGAAGAAGAATGGGAAATTATTAAGACACATTCTGATATAGGTTATAGAATCGCATCGTCAACTCCTGAATTAGCTCATATTGCAAATAAAATATTAGCTCATCACGAAAGGTATGACGGGACAGGTTATCCTAATAAATTGAAAGAAGAAGAAATACCATTATTATCAAGGATAATTAATGTGGTTGATTCTTTCGATGTAATGACTCACAAAAGAGTGTATAAAGATGCTTTTGATAAAGGATATGTTATTGAGGAACTTAAAAGATGCTCAGGAACTCAATTTGATCCATTTATTGTAAAGAAATTCCTTACGTTATTAGAAGAAGAAAATTTATTGACAATTGACAACTAA
- a CDS encoding InlB B-repeat-containing protein, translating into MKSKFLKKIIALAVVGTSISTFVSTDAFAVGSSDFYAWQNMNSGQSSGYWQLNSGKWYYFNYSGTLQTGWIYDKGRWYYADSSGVMKTGVIQINGKIHLFSESGAMQTGNAVINGKYYSFDENGVAVGKDIPTPINSFDLSGSTTVPYTPKMITNEDSSPSDPTTVARDPDNLIKYNVKFKDDDGDEFSTKTIEKDEKLTLYKPTKSGYTFVEWTTKKDGDGDSYEAGESITIKKDITLYAQWKESSTSDPGTSTDKVLVEDITVTSTTGTITTKSGTLQMSAKVLPIDATEVGVTWSVSDSKIATISSSGLLTAVSNGTVSVIATANDTSKVVGSTNITINVATDSGNTNTGGTTNTGGTTNNQNLGKIVYFDKNVSLTDVVIDTTGDIVDLAVLKASGKLPTKANVSCSLSDGTVKVIEMGITDWTGIYNGAATGNYDLVATLGAVPTGYTKTDGLPMPSGTLKVIVNTKQTDNRKTITGAATISEIPLASDKHIMDTTLLNAAGILPKTVTLNYDGGTVVANVKTWNCTAFDGSQGIKNLVADIESPAGYIMGSGVSVTAKLNVSIKQTLSINELVGVVDGSVTLNYAEGDNLKLSNLKVNVKFNNNTENPILYSDFKLYGITTPGYYDGMPLTTRNSATAGIPVTYNNKTVYTGAFKVADAASPTITADTTAIYNTTTPSAVTFNYTLGSGSKTATGIDSVTLGGVTLGKGTDYSLDENSKKLTISQAKLDAVIKDKTTPNSYALIVTFTTNIAGTKLYSSQNIAFISERTLTAGSISLATGSAVPAKDNTIKLSVLTSAVSYEYCVCADGVTPNWANAKSFTATGTTIELTDTNFTAGNNLYVRLKAISNAGATNPASNYLDVGKLDATNIGKTLSTQKSIKTFSLSNINGSYTGTIDETNGIITVVVPTDVSSLTANFTLSDNATLAVNGTNQTSGSGTVNFASPVIYTVTAEDGTTKKDYTVNVVQPALQNSNVRADVLYYKVTTQKKTTVNGVETITDVITDVPFNILNDGYEKAGLGIITIKDGIVSITVPSTFDTDKSAALDKIRELTPYTNAQIACVGIKLTNPYTGSKIATKVKVATTLDGLKNATVVSLSGTGTNVLGGQYLEQIPVAMYGSSTWAVVTQPITTKYYAWVDSNGNILGYTSLSIKVE; encoded by the coding sequence ATGAAGAGCAAGTTTTTAAAGAAAATAATTGCATTAGCGGTTGTTGGTACAAGCATTAGTACTTTTGTATCAACCGATGCTTTTGCTGTAGGATCAAGTGATTTTTATGCTTGGCAAAACATGAATAGTGGACAAAGTAGTGGGTATTGGCAACTGAATAGTGGAAAATGGTATTACTTTAATTATTCTGGAACACTTCAAACTGGGTGGATTTATGATAAGGGTCGATGGTATTATGCCGATTCTAGTGGAGTAATGAAAACGGGAGTTATTCAAATTAATGGGAAGATTCATTTATTTTCTGAAAGCGGAGCAATGCAAACAGGAAATGCTGTTATAAATGGGAAATACTATTCTTTTGATGAAAACGGAGTTGCTGTAGGGAAAGATATTCCTACGCCTATTAACTCTTTTGATTTATCAGGTTCAACGACTGTTCCTTATACTCCTAAAATGATAACAAACGAGGATTCATCACCAAGTGATCCTACTACTGTAGCAAGAGATCCTGATAATCTTATAAAATATAATGTTAAATTTAAAGATGATGATGGAGATGAATTTAGCACAAAGACTATTGAAAAGGATGAGAAATTAACCTTGTATAAACCTACAAAGAGTGGATATACATTTGTTGAATGGACTACTAAGAAAGATGGAGATGGTGATAGTTACGAGGCTGGTGAGTCAATCACTATCAAAAAAGACATCACTTTATATGCTCAGTGGAAAGAATCTAGTACTTCAGACCCAGGAACAAGTACGGATAAAGTACTTGTAGAAGATATTACAGTAACAAGCACTACGGGAACTATAACAACTAAATCTGGAACTCTACAAATGAGCGCTAAAGTACTACCGATTGATGCAACTGAGGTGGGTGTAACATGGTCAGTGTCTGATTCAAAAATAGCAACAATAAGTTCAAGTGGATTATTAACTGCAGTATCCAATGGAACAGTTTCAGTAATAGCAACTGCTAATGATACTTCTAAAGTAGTTGGAAGTACTAATATAACAATAAATGTAGCAACTGATTCTGGAAATACAAATACAGGTGGAACTACGAATACAGGCGGTACTACAAATAATCAAAATTTAGGGAAAATAGTTTACTTTGATAAAAATGTAAGTTTAACTGATGTGGTAATTGATACTACAGGAGATATAGTAGATTTAGCAGTATTAAAGGCATCTGGTAAACTTCCAACTAAGGCTAATGTGTCATGTAGTTTAAGTGATGGTACAGTAAAAGTAATAGAAATGGGAATAACTGATTGGACAGGAATTTATAATGGAGCAGCTACTGGAAATTATGATTTAGTTGCAACATTAGGGGCTGTACCAACTGGTTATACTAAAACAGATGGGTTACCTATGCCAAGTGGAACACTTAAGGTAATAGTTAATACAAAACAAACAGATAACAGAAAAACAATAACAGGAGCAGCTACAATATCTGAAATTCCTTTAGCTTCTGATAAGCATATAATGGATACAACCCTATTAAATGCAGCAGGAATTCTTCCAAAGACAGTTACATTAAACTATGATGGTGGTACAGTAGTAGCTAATGTTAAAACATGGAATTGCACCGCATTTGATGGAAGCCAAGGAATCAAGAATTTAGTTGCAGATATTGAAAGCCCAGCAGGATACATTATGGGAAGTGGTGTCTCAGTTACGGCTAAATTAAATGTTAGTATTAAACAAACACTTAGTATTAATGAACTAGTGGGAGTTGTAGATGGAAGTGTAACATTAAATTATGCTGAAGGTGATAACTTAAAACTTAGTAATTTAAAGGTAAACGTGAAATTCAATAATAATACTGAGAACCCAATCCTATATAGTGATTTCAAGTTATATGGTATTACAACACCAGGCTATTACGATGGTATGCCGTTAACTACAAGGAATAGTGCAACTGCGGGTATACCAGTAACGTATAATAATAAAACGGTATATACAGGAGCATTTAAAGTAGCAGATGCAGCTAGTCCAACGATAACAGCAGACACTACAGCAATTTACAATACTACAACACCAAGTGCTGTGACATTTAATTATACTTTGGGAAGTGGAAGCAAAACTGCCACAGGAATTGATTCAGTAACATTAGGGGGTGTAACTTTAGGTAAGGGTACGGATTATTCACTTGATGAAAATTCTAAGAAGTTAACAATTAGTCAAGCTAAATTAGATGCAGTAATAAAGGATAAAACTACACCAAATAGTTATGCACTTATTGTAACATTTACAACAAATATAGCCGGAACTAAATTATATTCAAGTCAAAATATAGCATTTATAAGCGAACGAACACTAACGGCTGGTAGTATTTCACTAGCAACTGGTTCTGCAGTGCCAGCTAAAGATAATACAATAAAATTATCAGTATTAACTAGTGCTGTAAGTTATGAATATTGTGTATGTGCAGATGGCGTTACTCCAAATTGGGCCAATGCAAAATCATTCACAGCAACAGGTACTACTATTGAATTGACTGATACTAATTTTACAGCAGGTAATAATTTATATGTTAGATTAAAAGCAATTTCTAACGCTGGTGCTACAAATCCTGCATCAAATTACCTAGATGTAGGAAAACTTGATGCAACTAATATTGGAAAAACTTTAAGCACTCAAAAATCAATAAAAACATTTAGTTTAAGTAATATTAATGGTTCTTATACAGGAACAATAGATGAAACAAATGGAATAATTACAGTGGTAGTTCCTACAGATGTATCAAGTTTAACTGCAAACTTTACTTTGTCAGATAACGCAACTTTAGCAGTAAATGGAACAAATCAAACAAGTGGAAGTGGAACAGTTAACTTTGCAAGTCCAGTAATATATACAGTAACAGCAGAAGATGGAACAACAAAGAAGGATTATACAGTTAATGTAGTTCAACCAGCTTTACAAAATTCAAATGTGCGTGCAGATGTTTTGTATTATAAAGTAACAACACAGAAAAAAACAACAGTAAATGGAGTTGAAACTATTACTGATGTTATTACTGATGTACCATTTAATATATTGAATGATGGATATGAAAAAGCAGGGCTTGGGATTATTACTATAAAAGATGGAATTGTTAGTATTACTGTACCAAGTACATTTGATACTGATAAATCGGCAGCGCTAGATAAAATAAGAGAATTGACTCCATATACAAATGCACAAATTGCATGTGTGGGAATTAAACTTACAAATCCATATACTGGATCTAAAATAGCAACAAAAGTTAAAGTGGCGACAACATTAGATGGTTTAAAAAATGCAACAGTTGTCAGCTTAAGTGGTACTGGAACAAATGTACTAGGAGGACAATACTTAGAACAAATTCCAGTTGCTATGTATGGTTCAAGTACATGGGCTGTAGTTACACAACCTATTACTACTAAATATTATGCTTGGGTAGATAGTAATGGAAATATACTTGGATACACTTCATTAAGTATTAAAGTAGAATAG
- a CDS encoding ATP-binding protein: protein MSSVHAVASKYGGSAKFEVDSENNVFKVSILLKNNKGYNHRKSR from the coding sequence ATTTCCTCTGTTCATGCGGTTGCCTCCAAATATGGTGGCAGTGCAAAATTTGAAGTTGATTCTGAAAATAATGTGTTTAAAGTTTCTATACTTTTAAAAAATAATAAAGGTTACAATCACCGCAAATCTAGGTGA
- a CDS encoding N-acetylmuramoyl-L-alanine amidase family protein gives MIRRINKIAGLVLIATCIVSTTSVTPFNKIAKATENGQAQEINIGDQHNNVTLAGSTPTDEQIFYVIKGNMDTMYAQQNCVVLASPTPTKSIPLIISSDTATKIAEAITTDSFVKEQLIKQYGTALVNGMTQAQLDAAKPAVIKAVAAQVQSLDGQSVPIYGYKAVNKTDMTTVKDQGYFVGGQVGYMIMQKQGKPMVVSESTLNSGIVGQLVSALIDKSGIGTTISGVTDSLDDLSDSMNDLTDSLNDKNDDVDDAWDKVFDRFDNDKGWGKRDGYRYYYDSDGVSLKGVQKIKGKTYYFNRIDGAMETGWQIVDGKRCYFDKNKGYELFTQWVQDGEDKYFVGEDGTVKKMQWVNDGGKNYYLKADGKMTTDWIKIEDYWYLFNKDGSMVTSTWKWSKDKWYYLKSDGAAATQWLQLGEKWYYFKDPSGALQTGWFRADGSWYCANEDGSIKKGWAESSDGVCYLDETTGKMKKNEWVTVDGQKYYFNINGIMVTGSRYIDGTKYNFNSDGSLS, from the coding sequence ATGATACGAAGAATTAATAAAATAGCAGGATTGGTGTTAATAGCTACGTGTATAGTTTCAACAACATCTGTAACACCTTTTAATAAAATAGCAAAGGCAACAGAAAATGGACAGGCGCAGGAGATAAATATCGGGGATCAACATAATAATGTAACTTTAGCTGGTAGTACGCCAACAGATGAGCAAATATTTTATGTAATAAAAGGTAATATGGATACAATGTATGCACAACAAAATTGTGTTGTTTTAGCTAGTCCAACACCAACGAAAAGTATACCACTAATTATAAGTAGTGATACAGCAACTAAAATTGCAGAAGCTATTACTACAGATAGTTTTGTAAAAGAACAACTTATAAAACAATATGGTACTGCTTTGGTAAATGGTATGACACAAGCACAATTAGATGCAGCAAAACCAGCAGTAATAAAAGCTGTAGCAGCTCAAGTACAAAGTCTTGATGGGCAAAGTGTACCAATATATGGATACAAAGCAGTAAATAAAACAGATATGACAACAGTTAAAGATCAAGGTTATTTTGTAGGCGGACAAGTTGGATACATGATTATGCAAAAACAAGGAAAACCCATGGTTGTATCTGAATCAACACTCAATAGCGGTATTGTTGGACAACTTGTTTCAGCTTTAATAGACAAAAGTGGTATAGGTACTACTATTAGTGGAGTAACTGATAGCCTTGATGATTTAAGTGATTCTATGAATGATTTGACTGACTCACTTAATGACAAGAATGATGATGTAGATGATGCTTGGGACAAGGTCTTTGATAGATTTGATAATGATAAAGGCTGGGGAAAAAGAGATGGCTACAGATATTATTATGATAGTGATGGAGTAAGTTTAAAGGGTGTCCAAAAGATCAAGGGAAAGACTTATTATTTCAATAGAATTGATGGAGCTATGGAGACAGGCTGGCAAATAGTTGATGGTAAGAGATGCTATTTTGATAAGAACAAAGGATATGAATTATTTACTCAATGGGTTCAAGATGGTGAGGACAAATATTTTGTTGGTGAAGATGGAACAGTTAAAAAGATGCAGTGGGTTAATGATGGTGGTAAAAATTATTACCTAAAAGCTGATGGGAAGATGACAACGGATTGGATCAAAATTGAAGATTATTGGTATTTATTTAATAAAGATGGATCAATGGTAACTTCGACCTGGAAATGGTCTAAGGACAAATGGTATTATCTAAAATCTGATGGAGCAGCAGCTACACAGTGGCTTCAATTAGGTGAAAAATGGTATTACTTTAAAGATCCATCAGGAGCTTTGCAAACAGGCTGGTTTAGAGCAGATGGTAGCTGGTATTGCGCAAATGAAGATGGTTCTATAAAAAAAGGATGGGCAGAATCATCGGATGGAGTGTGCTATTTAGATGAAACAACTGGTAAGATGAAGAAAAATGAATGGGTAACTGTTGATGGTCAAAAATATTATTTCAATATTAATGGAATAATGGTAACAGGCTCAAGATATATAGATGGAACAAAATACAATTTCAATTCAGATGGAAGCTTAAGTTAG
- a CDS encoding peptide chain release factor 3 yields the protein MADYIKEIEKRRTFAIISHPDAGKTTLTEKLLLYGGAIRLAGSVKARKASKHAVSDWMEIEKQRGISVTSSVMQFNYDGYCINILDTPGHQDFSEDTYRTLMAADSAVMVIDAAKGIEDQTRKLFHVCALRGIPIFTFINKMDREAQDPFILLDDIENELGIKTYPINWPIGSGKEFKGVYERQNKRVLAFNAGNHGQTEVTSTEGDVNDEIFKDLLGVSLHDKLMEDIELLDIAGDELDAKQVRDGDLTPVFFGSALTNFGVEPFLEHFLGMTSPPLPRNSSIGEIDPLNKDFTAFIFKIQANMNKAHRDRIAFMRICSGEFKKGMEVMHMQGGKKLKLAQPQQFLAQEREIIEEAYAGDIIGVFDPGIFSIGDTLCMPNNKFKFEGIPAFAPEHFARVRPVDTMKRKQFVKGVTQIAQEGAIQVFRETHIGMEEIIVGVVGVLQFEVLEYRLNNEYNVDVKMDRLDYRYVRWIENKDIEMDSLNLTSDTKKVKDLKDRNLLIFQNDWGISWALEHNKGLILSAIGKSED from the coding sequence TTGGCTGATTATATAAAAGAAATTGAAAAGAGAAGAACCTTTGCGATTATTTCTCACCCTGATGCTGGTAAAACTACCCTTACAGAAAAGTTATTACTTTATGGAGGAGCTATAAGGCTTGCAGGTTCTGTTAAAGCAAGAAAAGCTTCTAAGCATGCCGTTTCTGACTGGATGGAAATTGAAAAACAAAGAGGTATTTCTGTTACTTCTTCAGTTATGCAATTTAATTATGATGGATATTGCATAAATATATTAGATACTCCAGGTCACCAAGACTTCTCAGAAGATACATATAGAACACTTATGGCAGCAGACAGCGCAGTAATGGTTATTGATGCTGCAAAGGGTATAGAAGATCAAACAAGAAAATTATTTCATGTTTGTGCCCTCAGGGGAATTCCTATATTTACATTTATAAATAAGATGGATAGAGAAGCTCAAGATCCGTTTATACTTCTTGATGATATTGAAAATGAACTTGGAATAAAGACCTATCCAATAAACTGGCCAATAGGTTCTGGTAAAGAATTTAAAGGTGTTTATGAAAGACAAAACAAGAGAGTTTTAGCTTTTAATGCAGGAAATCATGGTCAAACAGAAGTTACATCAACAGAAGGAGATGTTAATGATGAGATATTCAAGGATCTACTTGGAGTATCACTTCATGATAAACTTATGGAAGACATTGAACTTTTAGATATTGCAGGAGATGAACTTGATGCTAAGCAGGTAAGAGACGGGGATTTAACACCTGTATTCTTTGGATCTGCTTTAACTAACTTTGGAGTTGAACCATTTTTAGAGCATTTCTTAGGAATGACTTCACCACCACTTCCAAGAAATTCAAGCATAGGGGAAATTGATCCTCTGAATAAGGATTTTACAGCCTTTATATTTAAAATTCAAGCAAATATGAATAAGGCACATAGAGATAGAATTGCCTTTATGAGAATTTGCTCTGGAGAATTTAAAAAGGGAATGGAAGTTATGCATATGCAAGGTGGCAAGAAGCTTAAACTTGCGCAACCTCAACAATTCTTAGCTCAAGAGCGAGAAATTATTGAAGAAGCTTATGCAGGAGATATAATAGGTGTATTTGATCCGGGTATATTCTCAATTGGTGATACTTTATGCATGCCAAATAATAAATTTAAATTTGAAGGAATACCAGCCTTTGCACCAGAACATTTTGCAAGAGTTAGACCAGTAGATACCATGAAGAGAAAACAATTTGTAAAAGGTGTTACTCAAATTGCTCAAGAAGGAGCAATTCAGGTATTTAGAGAAACTCATATAGGTATGGAAGAAATCATAGTTGGTGTTGTTGGTGTACTTCAATTTGAAGTATTAGAATACAGATTAAACAATGAATATAATGTTGATGTAAAAATGGATAGATTAGACTATAGATATGTAAGATGGATTGAAAATAAAGATATTGAAATGGATTCTTTAAACTTAACTTCAGATACTAAAAAGGTTAAAGACCTTAAAGATAGAAACCTACTTATATTCCAAAACGATTGGGGCATAAGCTGGGCTTTAGAACATAACAAAGGATTAATTTTATCAGCAATTGGAAAGAGTGAAGATTAG
- a CDS encoding restriction endonuclease subunit S domain-containing protein yields the protein MENEILEILKTINGRFDKLEEKVDKLDEGQKKIVARIDKVDARLDKIDVRLDNLENGQREIKAKLDDMTDDMTRELSNIAIKVSGVDAITAKNVHKIADLDMELTRVKAMH from the coding sequence TTGGAGAATGAAATCTTAGAAATACTAAAAACTATTAATGGAAGATTTGACAAACTTGAAGAGAAGGTTGACAAATTAGATGAAGGTCAAAAAAAGATAGTAGCTAGAATAGATAAAGTAGATGCAAGGTTAGATAAAATAGATGTAAGATTAGATAATTTAGAAAATGGTCAAAGAGAAATAAAAGCTAAATTAGATGATATGACAGACGATATGACAAGAGAATTATCTAATATAGCCATAAAAGTTAGCGGGGTTGATGCGATTACTGCAAAGAATGTTCATAAAATAGCTGACTTAGATATGGAATTAACTAGAGTAAAAGCAATGCACTAA
- a CDS encoding N-acetylmuramoyl-L-alanine amidase, with protein sequence MNIKKKIITFVLTFAMVLSLVPTLSVQAATTDFKIISDSEVTAKQAKNWAKSKGATETFQGLADLYFKYSPNCGDVNPAIAYVQAAKETGFGKFGGVIDESYHNPCGLKTASGGDNYDPKAHNKFDSWDKGVQAHMDHLALYAGAKGYPKDGTEDPRHFRTLKGTATTVNALGGANKWAPSATYGEEIGSLYKNLMDYAGVDYPKDTTEDTNSSNSNNNQSSNAAPNPGKSEIKPSAPSTTDVIAENKPQTGNKTVEEKTNITSIIGWKNENGDWYYYKSDNTKAIGWIKPDSNWYYLKDDGKMSTGWITDGGKWYYFEPSGILVKGWKQLNNNWYFLTADGSMAIGSQYDGTSLYSFKDSGVMAANDGWTNLNNKWYYSEKSGKIKTGWFKDNNNWYYLQGDGSMVTGLNKIDGKNYMLNKNGTMATGWIQLNNYWYYFNTSGTMSTGWISDGGSNYYLYDTGAMAKGWVSISGVWYYLNTNGTMATGWVTSNGDSYYLDPTTGRILTDVTIGGFKIGSDGKKQTSASNTDKDKDNPATNTTTNNNSSNGKKTIVVDAGHNYGGDGGATSNIDGVTYSEADLNIQVALKLQKELENRGYNVIMTRTKDQKETLALLQSLTNRVNIANNANANFFISIHHNSIDNAPTVNGIETLYCTLVQDTDFGGKLDSNRIEKSKEMATLINNNIASKLNLTNRGGKSQNIFVGRNTNMPAVLVETGFITNKEEAIRCSDPASQQKVAEAIAEVIAANI encoded by the coding sequence TTGAATATAAAAAAGAAGATTATTACCTTTGTATTGACTTTTGCAATGGTATTAAGTTTGGTTCCGACATTAAGTGTACAAGCAGCTACTACTGATTTTAAAATAATATCAGACAGTGAGGTTACTGCAAAACAGGCAAAAAATTGGGCTAAATCTAAAGGAGCAACAGAGACTTTTCAAGGACTCGCAGATCTTTATTTTAAGTATTCACCTAATTGTGGTGATGTTAATCCAGCTATTGCGTATGTACAAGCTGCAAAAGAAACTGGATTCGGAAAATTTGGTGGAGTTATAGATGAGAGCTATCATAATCCGTGTGGACTTAAGACAGCATCAGGTGGAGATAATTATGATCCAAAGGCTCATAATAAGTTTGATAGTTGGGATAAAGGTGTACAAGCACACATGGATCATTTAGCATTATATGCAGGAGCTAAGGGATATCCAAAGGATGGTACTGAAGATCCAAGACATTTTAGAACGCTTAAAGGTACTGCAACTACAGTAAATGCTTTAGGTGGCGCCAATAAATGGGCTCCAAGTGCTACATATGGTGAAGAAATAGGTTCATTATACAAAAATTTAATGGATTATGCTGGAGTAGATTATCCGAAGGATACAACAGAGGATACTAATAGCAGTAACAGTAATAACAATCAATCGTCAAATGCAGCACCAAATCCAGGAAAATCTGAAATCAAACCAAGTGCGCCAAGTACAACAGATGTAATTGCAGAAAACAAACCTCAAACAGGTAATAAAACTGTAGAGGAAAAAACTAATATAACATCAATTATTGGTTGGAAAAATGAAAATGGAGATTGGTATTACTATAAATCAGATAATACAAAAGCAATTGGGTGGATTAAACCTGATAGCAATTGGTATTATTTAAAAGATGATGGTAAAATGTCAACTGGTTGGATAACTGACGGAGGAAAATGGTACTATTTTGAGCCTTCAGGAATTTTGGTTAAAGGTTGGAAGCAATTAAATAATAATTGGTACTTTTTAACTGCTGATGGTAGCATGGCAATTGGAAGTCAATATGACGGTACAAGCCTGTATTCTTTTAAGGATTCAGGAGTTATGGCTGCCAATGATGGTTGGACAAATTTAAATAATAAGTGGTACTATTCTGAGAAGAGTGGAAAAATAAAGACTGGTTGGTTTAAAGATAATAATAATTGGTATTATCTTCAAGGCGATGGAAGTATGGTAACTGGTCTGAATAAAATAGATGGTAAGAACTACATGTTAAATAAGAACGGTACCATGGCAACTGGGTGGATACAATTAAATAATTATTGGTATTACTTTAACACTAGTGGTACTATGTCAACAGGATGGATTTCAGATGGTGGAAGTAACTATTATCTATATGATACTGGAGCTATGGCTAAGGGATGGGTTAGTATTAGTGGAGTATGGTATTATTTAAACACTAATGGAACTATGGCAACAGGATGGGTTACATCTAATGGAGATTCATATTATTTAGATCCAACTACAGGAAGAATACTTACCGACGTTACAATAGGTGGATTTAAGATTGGTTCAGATGGTAAGAAGCAAACTTCAGCTAGTAATACTGATAAAGATAAAGATAATCCTGCAACTAATACTACAACAAACAATAATTCTTCAAATGGTAAAAAGACAATTGTAGTAGATGCAGGTCATAACTATGGTGGGGACGGTGGTGCTACATCTAATATAGATGGAGTAACATATAGTGAAGCAGACTTGAATATTCAAGTTGCATTAAAATTACAAAAAGAACTTGAAAATAGAGGCTATAATGTAATAATGACTAGAACTAAGGATCAAAAAGAAACATTGGCTTTGCTTCAAAGTCTTACAAATAGAGTGAATATTGCTAATAATGCTAATGCTAATTTCTTTATAAGCATACATCATAATTCAATAGATAATGCACCAACAGTAAACGGAATAGAAACTCTTTACTGTACATTAGTTCAAGATACTGATTTTGGTGGTAAATTAGACAGCAATAGAATAGAAAAAAGTAAGGAAATGGCAACTCTTATAAATAATAATATTGCAAGTAAGCTTAACTTAACTAATAGAGGTGGTAAAAGTCAAAATATATTTGTAGGTAGAAATACAAATATGCCAGCAGTATTAGTTGAAACAGGGTTTATAACAAACAAAGAAGAAGCAATAAGATGCTCAGATCCAGCTAGTCAACAAAAAGTAGCTGAAGCTATAGCAGAAGTTATTGCAGCGAATATTTAG